CCGGATGGCTGGGACTGGCCGGACAACTGGAAGCGCTTTGCCGCCCTGGGCTGGGTGGCGGCGGAACTGGCCATGGGCCTGGTGGAGGGTTACAACCCGCAGGTGCTGCACTGCCATGACTGGCAGGCGGGGCTCGCGCCCGCCTATATCAAGTTCGGCCCGCGGCCGGACATCAAGACGGTGATGACGATCCACAACATCGCCTTCAAGGGATTTTTCAGCGCCGATATCTTCGGCCAGCTGCGCCTGCCGCCGCAGGCCTTCCAGGTCGGCGGCGTCGAATATTATGGCGGGGTGTCGTTTCTCAAATCCGGCATGGAATGCGCCGATTTCGTCACCACGGTCAGCCCCAATTACGCCGACGAAATCCGCACGCCCGAATTCGGCATGGGCCTGGAAGGCCTGCTGAATGGACGGGCCGACACGGTTGTCGGCATTCTCAACGGCATCGACACGACGGCTTGGGACCCGACCACCGACCCTGATCTGGCGCAGAAATTCTCGGCCAATACGCTCAACCTGCGCCAGGCCAACAAGCTGGCGCTGGTAGAAAAATTCGGCCTTGATGGCGATGACGGTCCGCTGTTCTGCGTTGTCAGCCGGCTGACCGACCAGAAGGGTATGGACCTGCTGCTGCAGGTGGTGGACGGCCTGGTCGATCTGGGCGGGCGGCTGGTGGTGCTGGGTTCGGGCGAGTCCTATCTCGAAGACGGCTTCCGGCGGCAGAGCGCGCTGCATCCGGGCAAAGTTGCCATTGCCAATGGCTATAATGAAGCGCTCAGCCACCTGATGCAGGGTGGCGCTGACGCCATCGTCATCCCCTCGCGGTTCGAGCCCTGCGGGCTGACCCAGCTTTATGCGCTGCGCTATGGCTGCGTGCCGGTGGTCAGCCGGATCGGCGGGCTGGCCGACACGGTCATCAATGCCAATCCTGCAGCCATGGCGGCCGAGGTGGCGACGGGCGTGGTGTTTGAATCCAATAGCTCCCAGGCGCTCTATGACGCCATCCGCAAGACGGTGGCGCTCTATCATGACAGCAAGGCGTGGAAGCGCCTGCAGCGGCGCGGCATGAAGTCGGACGTTTCCTGGGATGCCAGCGCGGCGCGCTATGCAGACCTCTATGCCAGCATTACCGGACTCAAGAGCGATGATGATCCAGACCGTTAAGACGACACCCTTCAGCGACCAGAAGCCCGGTACATCCGGCCTGCGCAAGCGGGTGACGGTCTATCAGCAGCCAAACTATGTCGAAAATTACCTGCAGGCCATCTTTGACAGCCTCGAGGGGTTTGAAGGGCAGACGCTGGTGATCGGCGGCGACGGACGCTTCTACAATGACGTGGCCATCCAGACGGCCATCCGCATGGCGGCGGCCAATGGCTTCGGCAAGGTGATGGTGGGCCAGAACGGGTTGCTGTCGACGCCGGCGGCCAGCCATGTGATCCGCCACTACCAGGCCTTTGGCGGCCTGGTGCTGTCAGCCAGCCACAATCCGGGTGGGCCGGATGGCGATTTCGGCATCAAGTACAATATCGGCAATGGCGGGCCGGCGCCGGAGAAGATCACCGACGCCGTCTATGATCGCAGCAAGGTCATCGACAGCTACAAGACCGTGGATGCGCCCGACATCGACCTGGGTGCGATCGGCACGCAGTCCGTGGGCGACATGGTGGTCGAGGTCATCGACCCGGTGACCGACTATACAGCGCTGATGCAGACGCTGTTCGATTTCGGCGCCATCAAGGCGCTGTTTGCGGGCGGCTTCACCATGACGTTCGATGCGATGAACGCCATTACCGGGCCTTATGCGCACAAGATCTTCGAGGACATTCTGGGGGCGCCCAAGGGCACGGTGGTCAACGGCACGCCGTCGCCGACCTTCAACAACGGCCATCCCGATCCGAACCTGGTCTATTGCAAGGACATGTTCGACCTGCTGATGACGCCTGAGGGCCCCGATTTCGGGGCTGCCTCGGATGGCGATGGCGACCGCAACCTGATCATCGGCAAGAACCGCTTCGTGACGCCCTCGGATTCGCTGGCGCTGCTGGCGGCCAATGCGCATCTGGCGCCCGGCTATCGCGACGGCATTGCCGGCATTGCGCGCTCGATGCCGACCAGCGCCGCAGCCGACCGCGTGGCGGAAAAGCTCGGCATCGAGATGCATGAGACGCCGACGGGCTGGAAGTTCTTTGGTAATCTGCTCGATGCGGGCCGGGTGACCATTTGTGGCGAGGAAAGCGCGGGCACGGGCTCGGACCATGTGCGCGAAAAGGATGGCCTCTGGGCCGTGCTGCTCTGGCTCAACATTGTCGCCGTGCGCAAGCAGAGCGTCGACGAGATCGTGCGGGCGCACTGGGCAACCTATGGCCGCAATTACTATACGCGGCATGACTATGAAGAGGTCGATGCCGCCATTGCCGGCCAGCTGATGGACGATGTTCGCGCCAAGCTGCCAGGGCTTGTCGGGCAGAATTTCGGCGAGGACCTGCAGGTCGCCTATGCCGACGATTTCAAATATCACGACCCCGTCGACGGTTCGACAAGCGCCAAGCAGGGCATTCGCATCGGCTTTACCGATGGTTCGCGAATAGTGCTGCGGCTTTCTGGAACCGGGACGGTCGGCGCCACGTTGCGGGTCTATCTCGAACGCTATGAGGCAGCCGATGGACGACACGATCTCGACACCCAGTACGCCCTTGAACCCCTCGTCGGACTCGCCGAACAGCTTGCCGGGATCAAGCAGCGCACCGGCCGCCGAGAACCCAGCGTCATCACCTGAAATCGGATTCAACATGAAACCCACGCTTGTCCCCAATGGGGGCAGTATCGCCCAGCTCGGTGCCACACTCACCGAGCAGGGCGTCAATTTTGCCGTCTATTCGGAAACGGCCACCAATATCTGGGTCTCGATCTTCGACGAGCAGGACCACGAAACCGACCGCTTCGAGCTGGACGTGCACCAGGACCATATCCGTGCGGGTCTGGTCGCGGGGCTCGGCGCCGGCACGCGCTATGGCCTGCGCGCCGACGGGGAATACAATCCCGACCAGGGACTGTTCTTTGACCCGATGAAGCTGCTGGTCGACCCCTATGCCAAGCGGCTGGACCGCGTCTTCGTGCGCTCGCCACGACTACGGCTGGATCGCAGCGAAGCGGTCGATACCGCGCCGCTGATCCCCAAGGCGATCGTGGGCGATATGGGCAATGAGAACATCCTGCCGCGCAAGAAGGCGCCGGGCATGTTCTACGAGATGAATGTTCGTGGCTATACGATGCGCCACCCCAGCGTGCAGGGGCCGCTGCGCGGCACCATCGCGGCGCTGACGACACAGCGCGTCATCGATCACCTCAAATATATCGGGGTCGACACGCTGCAACTGATGCCGACGGCTGCCTGGATCGATGAGGGCCATCTGCCCGTGCTCGGCCTCACCAATGCCTGGGGCTACAATCCGGTGGCCTATTCGGCCATCGACCCGCGGCTGGCGCCGCGCGGCCCGCAGGAATTGCGGAACATGACCGATCTCTACCGCAAGAACGGCATCTCGGTGATCCTGGACGTGGTCTATAACCATACCGGGGAAAGCGATGCCCAAGGGCCGATGCTCAGCCTGATGGGGCTTGATGCCAAGACCTATTACCGTTTCGTGGAAGTGGACGGCAAGCAGCACCTGGTCAACGATACCGGCACAGGCAATACGCTGCGCTGCGACCATCCGGCGACGCAGCGCCTGGTGATCGACAGCCTGCGCTACTGGGTCGAAGAAATGGGCGTCTCCGGCTTCCGTTTCGACCTGGCGACCGTGCTGGCACGCGATCCGGGGTTCAACCCCGAGGCGGAGATGCTGCAAAAGATCAAGGCCGACCCCGTACTGAGCCAGTGCATCCTCGTGGCAGAGCCCTGGGATCCAGGTCCGGGCGGCTATGCGCTGGGCCAGTTCGGCAAGGAATTCAAGGAACACAACGACACCTATCGCGACGAAATTCGCGAGTTCTGGCGCGGCGAGGACGGCAAGCTGGGCGCGCTGGCCGGCAAGGTGGCGGGTTCGGCCGAGATATTTGACTCCGCGGGGCGCAAGCCCAGCCATGGCGTCAACATGCTGGCCGTGCATGACGGGTTCACCCTGCGTGACCTCGTCAGCTATATCGACAAGCACAACGACGCCAATGGCGAAGAAAACCGCGACGGCCACAGCCACAATGCCTCGTGGAATTGCGGCGTTGAAGGCGAGACCGAGGACGAGACGATCATTGCCGCGCGCAAGCGCGACGTGCGGGCCATGCTGGCAACGCTGTTCGTGTCGCGCGGCGTGCCGCTGCTGCAGCAGGGCGACGAGATGTATCGCACCCAGCAGGGCAACAATAATGCCTATGCCCAGGACAACGAAATCACCTGGCTGGACTGGGAACATGGCGATGGCGACCTGGTGGATTTCGTCGCCGCGATGAGCACGTTCCGCAAGGAACACCCGGCGCTGACGCATGACCATTTCCTCACCGGCCAAGAGAAGAATGGCGTGCGGGACGTGGTCTGGCTGCATCCCGACGGGCGCGAGATGAACGAGGGCGACTGGAGCGATTCCAGCGGCTCCGTGCTCGGCATGCTGCTGCGCAACAAGGATGACGAGGTTCTGGTCTGGTTCAACCGGCGCGCCGAGCCGGTGGTTGCCCATCTGCCGGAAGGCGCGTGGGTCGTTGGCGTCGAATCCGACAATACCGCGGCAGTGGCGATTGCCGAGGGCACAGCAACGCTGACGCCCCGGTCCGTCGTTGCCCTGGTGCGACCGACGGACAGTGAATGATCGTCGCCCAGCTCAGCGACATTCACGCTGACGGATCTGCAGCGCGGCTGCAGCGGTTGGACCAGGTTCTCGCCTGGCTCAGGCCGCTGCGGCCGGACGCCATCATCGTCAGCGGCGATCTGGCGGAGTTCGAACACGCTGACAGCTACGCCGCCATAGGCGACCGCCTCGACAGTACCGGCGCGCCCTATTACGTGGTGCCGGGCAATGTCGATGACCATCACGCGATGGGACGGGTGTTCGGCCCACAGATGGGCTGGAGCGACAGGCGCCCGCTGAACTGCGTCGGCGCGGTTGGCGCCGAGCTGCGGGTGATCGGGCTGGACGTTACCGTGGCGGGCGCCCATCACGGCGATGCGGCGCCGGTGCTCGACTGGCTGGCGACGACGCTGGAGGCGGACGGGCCGCCGGCGCTGATCTTTCAGCACCAGCATCCTTTCCTGTGCGGCATTGACGAGAAAGACCGCAATATCTGCCGCAATGGCGACAGGTTGGCGCAGGTGATCAAGGCCGCCCGCAACCCGGTGCTGGGATTGACCTGCGGCCATGTGCACCGGCCGATGTTCACCCGCTTTGCCGAGCGTGCCGCGACGATGGCGCCATCCGTCACCCGCGCCAACCGGCTGCGGCTGGATGGGCGCGAGCCCGCGATCAGCGATCCGCCGGGCCTATTGGTGCATCACCTGAAGGATGGGCGACTGGTCAGCCATGTGGTGATGGTCGGCAGCTGAACGCCGCC
This sequence is a window from Devosia beringensis. Protein-coding genes within it:
- the glgA gene encoding glycogen synthase GlgA; amino-acid sequence: MEILSVASEVYPLIKTGGLADVAGALPATLHTHGVTMRTLVPGYPSVMAKLGGGRVVKELDDLFGVSAKLIAARVEGLDVIVIDAPALYDRPGNPYVSPDGWDWPDNWKRFAALGWVAAELAMGLVEGYNPQVLHCHDWQAGLAPAYIKFGPRPDIKTVMTIHNIAFKGFFSADIFGQLRLPPQAFQVGGVEYYGGVSFLKSGMECADFVTTVSPNYADEIRTPEFGMGLEGLLNGRADTVVGILNGIDTTAWDPTTDPDLAQKFSANTLNLRQANKLALVEKFGLDGDDGPLFCVVSRLTDQKGMDLLLQVVDGLVDLGGRLVVLGSGESYLEDGFRRQSALHPGKVAIANGYNEALSHLMQGGADAIVIPSRFEPCGLTQLYALRYGCVPVVSRIGGLADTVINANPAAMAAEVATGVVFESNSSQALYDAIRKTVALYHDSKAWKRLQRRGMKSDVSWDASAARYADLYASITGLKSDDDPDR
- a CDS encoding alpha-D-glucose phosphate-specific phosphoglucomutase — translated: MIQTVKTTPFSDQKPGTSGLRKRVTVYQQPNYVENYLQAIFDSLEGFEGQTLVIGGDGRFYNDVAIQTAIRMAAANGFGKVMVGQNGLLSTPAASHVIRHYQAFGGLVLSASHNPGGPDGDFGIKYNIGNGGPAPEKITDAVYDRSKVIDSYKTVDAPDIDLGAIGTQSVGDMVVEVIDPVTDYTALMQTLFDFGAIKALFAGGFTMTFDAMNAITGPYAHKIFEDILGAPKGTVVNGTPSPTFNNGHPDPNLVYCKDMFDLLMTPEGPDFGAASDGDGDRNLIIGKNRFVTPSDSLALLAANAHLAPGYRDGIAGIARSMPTSAAADRVAEKLGIEMHETPTGWKFFGNLLDAGRVTICGEESAGTGSDHVREKDGLWAVLLWLNIVAVRKQSVDEIVRAHWATYGRNYYTRHDYEEVDAAIAGQLMDDVRAKLPGLVGQNFGEDLQVAYADDFKYHDPVDGSTSAKQGIRIGFTDGSRIVLRLSGTGTVGATLRVYLERYEAADGRHDLDTQYALEPLVGLAEQLAGIKQRTGRREPSVIT
- the glgX gene encoding glycogen debranching protein GlgX, with translation MKPTLVPNGGSIAQLGATLTEQGVNFAVYSETATNIWVSIFDEQDHETDRFELDVHQDHIRAGLVAGLGAGTRYGLRADGEYNPDQGLFFDPMKLLVDPYAKRLDRVFVRSPRLRLDRSEAVDTAPLIPKAIVGDMGNENILPRKKAPGMFYEMNVRGYTMRHPSVQGPLRGTIAALTTQRVIDHLKYIGVDTLQLMPTAAWIDEGHLPVLGLTNAWGYNPVAYSAIDPRLAPRGPQELRNMTDLYRKNGISVILDVVYNHTGESDAQGPMLSLMGLDAKTYYRFVEVDGKQHLVNDTGTGNTLRCDHPATQRLVIDSLRYWVEEMGVSGFRFDLATVLARDPGFNPEAEMLQKIKADPVLSQCILVAEPWDPGPGGYALGQFGKEFKEHNDTYRDEIREFWRGEDGKLGALAGKVAGSAEIFDSAGRKPSHGVNMLAVHDGFTLRDLVSYIDKHNDANGEENRDGHSHNASWNCGVEGETEDETIIAARKRDVRAMLATLFVSRGVPLLQQGDEMYRTQQGNNNAYAQDNEITWLDWEHGDGDLVDFVAAMSTFRKEHPALTHDHFLTGQEKNGVRDVVWLHPDGREMNEGDWSDSSGSVLGMLLRNKDDEVLVWFNRRAEPVVAHLPEGAWVVGVESDNTAAVAIAEGTATLTPRSVVALVRPTDSE
- a CDS encoding metallophosphoesterase, with product MIVAQLSDIHADGSAARLQRLDQVLAWLRPLRPDAIIVSGDLAEFEHADSYAAIGDRLDSTGAPYYVVPGNVDDHHAMGRVFGPQMGWSDRRPLNCVGAVGAELRVIGLDVTVAGAHHGDAAPVLDWLATTLEADGPPALIFQHQHPFLCGIDEKDRNICRNGDRLAQVIKAARNPVLGLTCGHVHRPMFTRFAERAATMAPSVTRANRLRLDGREPAISDPPGLLVHHLKDGRLVSHVVMVGS